In one window of uncultured Sphaerochaeta sp. DNA:
- the galE gene encoding UDP-glucose 4-epimerase GalE, producing MKVLLFGGAGYIGTHVALEFLDRDDTVGIFDNLSSGLKSNVSDQAIFFEGDIRDKERVVEVLQEGWDVVIHLAAFKAAGESMIKPVKYSENNITGSLNLITGCIETGIKHFILSSSAAVYGEPSYLPVDEKHPKNPTNYYGYTKLCVEENLKWYSELKGLHYVSLRYFNAAGYDGERRMLGLENNPANLIPVVMEVASGIRPNLLVFGNDYDTVDGTGVRDYVHVTDLAKGHVLAADHLMAGSDSLVVNLGSEEGLSVQQILNTAREITGKPIEAQYVDRRPGDPAKLVASSKMAYKALGWKAEHSSVENIIKTTWMVYEANQKHMNR from the coding sequence ATGAAAGTATTACTATTTGGAGGTGCCGGTTATATCGGCACCCACGTAGCTCTGGAGTTTCTGGACCGCGATGATACGGTTGGCATCTTTGACAATCTCTCCAGTGGACTGAAGAGTAACGTCAGTGACCAAGCCATCTTCTTCGAGGGTGATATCCGAGACAAAGAACGGGTTGTTGAAGTATTACAGGAAGGATGGGATGTCGTTATCCATCTCGCTGCATTCAAGGCAGCCGGAGAATCGATGATCAAGCCTGTCAAATATTCAGAGAACAACATCACCGGTTCCCTGAACTTAATCACAGGATGCATAGAGACAGGCATCAAGCATTTCATACTCTCCTCCTCTGCAGCAGTATATGGAGAACCTTCATACCTTCCTGTAGATGAGAAGCATCCAAAGAATCCTACCAATTATTATGGGTATACAAAACTCTGTGTTGAAGAGAACTTGAAATGGTACAGTGAACTTAAAGGGCTTCATTATGTCTCTCTGAGATACTTCAATGCAGCAGGATATGATGGAGAGAGACGTATGCTCGGATTGGAAAACAATCCAGCCAATCTCATCCCAGTAGTCATGGAAGTTGCCAGTGGCATCCGCCCCAACCTACTTGTCTTCGGAAACGATTATGATACGGTCGATGGAACAGGAGTTCGAGACTATGTACATGTTACCGATCTGGCAAAAGGCCATGTACTTGCAGCCGATCATCTGATGGCAGGAAGTGACAGCTTGGTAGTAAATCTTGGAAGTGAGGAAGGATTGAGCGTACAACAAATTCTCAATACTGCAAGAGAAATAACCGGCAAACCAATTGAAGCACAATATGTCGACCGCAGGCCGGGAGATCCCGCAAAACTTGTAGCCTCCTCTAAAATGGCTTACAAAGCCCTAGGATGGAAGGCAGAGCACTCTTCTGTAGAGAATATCATTAAGACAACATGGATGGTCTATGAGGCCAACCAGAAGCATATGAACCGTTAG